TTTGACATTCAGTTTGGGATTATAGATGGATCCGGCAACAAACTGCCCGAAATGCCATACAAATCGGCCCATGAGTCCCAGCTTACCATCTTTAACTTTAATATCCTTGGTCATGATGCCTCCTCTTGTTGTTGTATCTAGAAATGATAGTGAGCTTTTAATAGAGAGGTCAAGGGAAAAAGTATTAATGATTCTTAAAGAGAGACGTCAGCCCGGGAAAATCTTTTTCATATCTTTCAAGAGCTGTCAGCCCTGCTTCGTTAAGCATATACACACCCCTCCGGACTCTGTCGAACCATCCGTATACATTTTGTGACAGTATGGGCTGCACCTTATCCGGTCTGGCACTCAGCTCCCTGAGCTGCCTGGGAGAGGCTTCTCCCTGCCGTTTAAGTAGAACTGCAAGACGTACAGCTTCCTGCCGATAAGCTGTGATCCGTTCCTCTGTACTCGGAATACCACCTTTATTGAATTCACCATAACGCCCATTGACTTCACGGAGTATGGCGTTCTGTTTTTTGGGGCGCATCCTCTTATCATAGGGCTTGGGGTGCATAACCATATCCACCCTGGTTTTTGTTTTCATAAAACGAACAAGAATCAGCCCCACTTCCAGTTTTCGCAAAAGGTTTCTCAATCCCCGGGAATTGGGAAGATCTTTTTTTCCGGGAGGGACAGGTACGGCAATATAGACTGAATCGGAAATGTCCTTCCGTCTGGCAGCCTGGATCAGAAGTGCCACAGAGACTCTGGTTTTCAGCTCAATTAGGATCATTTCATCACCCTTGAGAGCCACAAGATCACAGTCCTGCACTTCTCCCCGGATGGAATATCCCTGGTTCTCCAGATATATTTTAAGAGGATCATAAAGATCCGATTCTTTTATACTCATATTACTTATACTCTACGGCCAATTTCAATTCACCCTTTAAACCATGGGGACAGAATAAGCGATTCTAAAACAAGTTCAGCTGACTGTCTCTGTCATAGTCCTTTCTATAAGCCCTGATAATATCATCCATCCTGTAAAGAATGCCACGGGCTTCACATTCCTTTTTAAAAAGTGTCTCGAGAGCGGCCGCCTTAGGAAGAGCACAGCCATAACTATCAGAAAAGAATCTTTTATACTTCTCACTTAATCCGGGAAAATGTCTGTCCAGCTGTTTATAATACCAGTCTCTCTGATTATCTCTCAATGTCACTCCGAAGCCCGCATAAATAAAGGGAACCCCCGCCTTGTGGCCTGCATCAATAACAGCAAGAATATTCTCGGCATTATCCTCAAGAAAGGGAAGAACCGGCATAAGAAGAATCCCTGCAAAGAGTCCCGCACTGTTCATCTCGGCAAGAGCTTCAATTCTCTCCGCCGGACGGGAGACCCGGGGTTCGATTATTGATGCTAAAGCCTCATCCATTGTGGTCACTGTCACTTTCAGAAGGAGAGGAGAATGGGAGCTGATTCGGCGGAATAGTGGAATGTCCCGAACCACAAGGCTGCTCTTGGTAGCAAGGCCCAGACCGAAACGGGCCCGGTCAATAAGCGTCAAGGCTCCCCCTGTAAGTTCCAGGGTATCCTCCAGAGGATTGTAGGGATCAGACATGGCCCCCATGGCAATAACCCCTTTGCGCCTGCGGCTGCCGAGTTCTTTCTCCAGAATTTTCAATGCCCCCTCTTTAGGCCTGATCCTGTCAAAGTCATCAACGTGATAACAGGAACTCCGGCTGTCACAGTAGATACATCCGTGGGAACAGCCTCTGTAGAGATTTAAATTATATTCAGTCCCAAACCACTTAGACTGCATCTTATAAGATGAGAGTATGGTTTTTGCTTTGATCCACTCCATCATTCATGAGAATATCACAGCTTCAACTGTTATTAATGCATTAATCCTGATCTTCTGTTACTATTTTACTCATGGATAAACTTTTGAAGGGCATCGTACATTTCAAAAAAGAAGACTTTGAGAAGCATCGAAGTCTGTTCAGCAGTCTCAGCAGAGAACAGCAGCCGCATACACTGTTTATAGGCTGTGCCGACTCAAGAATCGTCCCTACACTGATAACAAAAACACTCCCGGGAGAACTGTTCATCATCAGGAATATCGCAAATATGGTTCCCCCCTACCGCCTGGCAGATGAATACCTTTCTACAACTTCGGCCATTGAATACGCAATACAGGTTCTGAAAGTGGAGAATATAATTATCTGTGGACACAGCAACTGCGGAGGATGTGCATCTCTTTATACAAGTAGTAATAAGGCGTTGCCTCATACTGAAAAGTGGATGGAACTTGCCGAGCCGATTAAAGCCCAGGTTGAGGCACAGGTATCCCCTGACGACCCTTCTGCCAGAGAATGGCTGACAGAGCAGAGCAATGTTGTGGAGCAGATGAAACACTTGTTAACCTATCCCTATATTGCCGAACGTTTCAAAAAGGGAGAACTTGATATTATGGGATGGTACTACATCATCGAAACAGGTGAGGTATTCGGTTATGACAGAGAAGAGGAATGCTTCAATCTTCTCAATTAGTCCTCAACAGCTATGCTCTGGATGTAATAAGACCAATAGCCACGGCTCCTTTACCTGAGTGCATGCCGACAATGGGAGAAATTGAACTTATATATTCGCTTTCCTGATCCAGTTCATTAGAAACTATGGAGACAAATTGTTCAGCCTTAGCCAGTGCATCTGCATGTACCAGTGCATAGCGTTCTATTCCGTTGCTTTCGCTGATATTTCTGATAAGTTTCTGTATTTTGCTATTGAGTCCTCTGCTGGTAAAGGCTTTATCAAAGGCTATCCCCTTGCCATTTGAATCCAGTGAGATTATAGGTTTTAGATTGAGAGCGGCAGCCGCAAATCCTTTTAACGGACTGACCCTCCCCCCTTTGACCATAAACTTGAATGTGCTCACACTGACAAAAATTCTGATTCGCTTTTTTAGCTCCTCTGCCTTCTCACTGAGTTCCTGAACAGTCAAACCTTCTGCTGCAGCTTTTGCCAGTTCCACAACCAATAATCCCTGGGCAACAGAATTCAGACATGTATCAATTACGGTAATTCTATGGTTCTTCTGATTGTATTCTTCAGCTGTTTTGGTCATCTGCATCCAGGTTCCACTCAATGCTTTTGCAACGGGAAGAACCAATATGGAATCATAATGATCTAAAAGTGCTGTATACAATCCTCTCACCAGGGGTTTTTCGGGAATCGAACTACCCGGAAAAGATTTTCTACTCTGCTGCATTCTGTAAAATTCTTCCGGAGTGATTGTCAGTCTATCCAGATACTCATCATCATCCCAGCTCAATTTAAGATTCAACACATGAATCTGATATTTATCCAATATTTCCCGGGGTATATCTGCAATAGAGTCTGTCAAAATAGCAACTTTAGATATCGGACTCTGAACCATCTGTTCCTGACGGATCATATCATCCGCTTTCTGCTGCACTATAGTACCCATGGGCTGCAAAACCTTAATAACGTTATCCGGGTGATTGCTATGAATATGGATACGGCAGCTGTTTCTTCCCTGCCCGACAATGAGGGAGTCCCCCATTTTTTTCAACGTACTGCGGATCTCCCCCACAGGAACTTGAAGATCCGTTAAAAGTACCTCTGTACAGTATCTGAATTTTATTTCCTGATGCCTATGAATCTTCTCGCTATCATGATTATGATTTTCAGGTATTTCATAACTATTCAGTTTTTTACGTATATGAAAGGGAGTAAATCCATTTTCA
The DNA window shown above is from Oceanispirochaeta sp. M1 and carries:
- a CDS encoding DUF2161 family putative PD-(D/E)XK-type phosphodiesterase, whose product is MSIKESDLYDPLKIYLENQGYSIRGEVQDCDLVALKGDEMILIELKTRVSVALLIQAARRKDISDSVYIAVPVPPGKKDLPNSRGLRNLLRKLEVGLILVRFMKTKTRVDMVMHPKPYDKRMRPKKQNAILREVNGRYGEFNKGGIPSTEERITAYRQEAVRLAVLLKRQGEASPRQLRELSARPDKVQPILSQNVYGWFDRVRRGVYMLNEAGLTALERYEKDFPGLTSLFKNH
- a CDS encoding radical SAM protein; protein product: MMEWIKAKTILSSYKMQSKWFGTEYNLNLYRGCSHGCIYCDSRSSCYHVDDFDRIRPKEGALKILEKELGSRRRKGVIAMGAMSDPYNPLEDTLELTGGALTLIDRARFGLGLATKSSLVVRDIPLFRRISSHSPLLLKVTVTTMDEALASIIEPRVSRPAERIEALAEMNSAGLFAGILLMPVLPFLEDNAENILAVIDAGHKAGVPFIYAGFGVTLRDNQRDWYYKQLDRHFPGLSEKYKRFFSDSYGCALPKAAALETLFKKECEARGILYRMDDIIRAYRKDYDRDSQLNLF
- a CDS encoding carbonic anhydrase; amino-acid sequence: MDKLLKGIVHFKKEDFEKHRSLFSSLSREQQPHTLFIGCADSRIVPTLITKTLPGELFIIRNIANMVPPYRLADEYLSTTSAIEYAIQVLKVENIIICGHSNCGGCASLYTSSNKALPHTEKWMELAEPIKAQVEAQVSPDDPSAREWLTEQSNVVEQMKHLLTYPYIAERFKKGELDIMGWYYIIETGEVFGYDREEECFNLLN
- a CDS encoding DegV family protein, whose protein sequence is MRLNDMEETSITGYEIYHGFLSGYLNISQNREYLNQINVFPVPDGDTGNNMVKTLKTIVTGMRSTKSATSVMNGIADLSIVGARGNSGMILSQFINGIAINMDESDELSCSRFGIIVNESVAFAYEAMENPQEGTILSVIKKWSEAIFTESTRVKNFPQLLTLGFAAAKKALNKTPEQLKVLEENNVLDAGAWGFVSFLEGIETISENGFTPFHIRKKLNSYEIPENHNHDSEKIHRHQEIKFRYCTEVLLTDLQVPVGEIRSTLKKMGDSLIVGQGRNSCRIHIHSNHPDNVIKVLQPMGTIVQQKADDMIRQEQMVQSPISKVAILTDSIADIPREILDKYQIHVLNLKLSWDDDEYLDRLTITPEEFYRMQQSRKSFPGSSIPEKPLVRGLYTALLDHYDSILVLPVAKALSGTWMQMTKTAEEYNQKNHRITVIDTCLNSVAQGLLVVELAKAAAEGLTVQELSEKAEELKKRIRIFVSVSTFKFMVKGGRVSPLKGFAAAALNLKPIISLDSNGKGIAFDKAFTSRGLNSKIQKLIRNISESNGIERYALVHADALAKAEQFVSIVSNELDQESEYISSISPIVGMHSGKGAVAIGLITSRA